From Spea bombifrons isolate aSpeBom1 chromosome 6, aSpeBom1.2.pri, whole genome shotgun sequence, a single genomic window includes:
- the FANCD2 gene encoding Fanconi anemia group D2 protein isoform X2 — protein MVAKRRLSKSDDRDENLAPDTTKAKKSRISTKKPKAIPQDGLVENDSLFVQLLKSSGMTLRSGDRQNEIAVDQAVFQKKLQQSLRKHPRYPDVIQEFVSSLESHIEDRDLFRNCLLPCGTFQAEDASHLNSSFHDSLIKLLLGTELLQDSVINLLFEKLPEFLYESVGSDGISIPRLIINQFKWLDRVVNCKDLSSKIMQLVVVAPIDIQHDIITSLPEILEDSQHNDIAKELNCLLQKNIQLTVPILDALSSLNLNAGLLIEVRRSVMSTLSAVELEDLPVIIKFILHSVTPSDAVEVISELRQTLDLETCVSLTQIQASQIKTKNSTLTGSTVNQTNSSKDCVSLLMDVMKSAVRFQKHTSEAWIKAIESVNTVADHKVTDLIVLLILYTTNNSKKQVERVLRNKIRLGYISDQLLQSSFRNHSQVLREYFPSILSLAQTLLRSAEPNVVSFSSFMYKRAFSAFDSYCQQEVVGALVTHVCSGYAGEVDVSLNVLTELVSNHSTALTQYAVFIKGILDYLDNLNAQQIRKLFQILSMLAFNKGQEGGHIQDDMYIVIRKQLSSTLLKYKRIGIIGAVQMVGSMAVDRKTKSGAKDPGNKPLGPDCYKQVAALLQLVCTCIEKTPEASALYYDEMASLVQKRNLEPQVMDLVRKTVLEDFQDDFVVDLDQASEGNYMFPVKAMYSLDEDESQGGIVINLLPLLSKEIASSGTLQETNKVGRHVSPLCLSPFFRLLRLCIEDEQDGNLEEIDALLGCPLYMTDLEVTEKLESISKSEREFLCSLLFFALNWFREVVNAFCKQQNAEMKGKVLTRLQNITRLQEVLEKCLSATPAYIPPPANFDSESQEAVPSPAPATAAKKTKKGKKKKSAESKNSSADSSQIEEHQDAEPSEVDKSQPEKEKEDNKLTVSLNSYRAFFRELDLDVFIVLQCGLVTRSILDSELHTKATEVVQLGPAELVFLLEDLTRKMEHILTSNAKRPTFLKVKGSKNIGFSLLHQKTAQEVAQAIVDLLNSLCNHVENMHSYFQLLMAENPGVEDAPAVDAKEHQYMSYCYQLLLQVFHTLFAWGGFSQHENRKLLKSALGVLAGRLKEVDAELALEELASQSFSYLQNLHTSVPTCSSALCLIQLLIVLTEKTNATQYQNNIASLAKRFLCQSWVQTNGEREKGIRFNETLQSLLCIYLERTDDVLKAVEEIAGVGIPELVNADKDGSSSTYPTLTRQTFVVFFRVLMDKLEKCARNIPAGKNSDSNQIQTEQLLRWSLAVRDFHILVNLVKVFDSRPVLSVCLKYGRLFLETFLKLGMPLLDNCFKKLREDVQSLLKTLQLSTRQLHHMCGHSKIHQDTGLTHHVPLLKKTLELFVYRVKAMLVLNKCQEAFWLGNLKNRDLQGEEILSQVPMDSEAEEEQESQLPAEEEDAEEDEDNEGSNKEMESGDDTEEDSV, from the exons ATGGTTGCCAAACGAAGGCTTTCTAAATCAGATGACAGAGATGAGAATCTAGCTCCTGATACCACAA aggcAAAGAAGAGTCGCATAAGCACAAAGAAGCCAAAAGCCATTCCTCAAGATGGATTGGTGGAAAATGACAGTCTATTTGTACAATTACTCAAATCATCTGGAATGACACTTCGGTCTGGAGACCGTCAGAATGAAATAG CGGTTGATCAAGCTGTGTTCCAAAAGAAACTTCAGCAATCATTGAGGAAGCATCCGAGGTACCCAGAT GTTATTCAGGAGTTTGTAAGTAGTTTAGAATCACATATTGAAGACCGTGACTTGTTTAGGaattgccttcttccctgtggGACTTTTCAAGCAGAGGATGCAAG tcatTTGAACAGCTCATTCCATGATAGCCTCATTAAGCTTCTGCTTGGAACTGAACTTTTACAG GACTCTGTCATTAACTTGCTGTTTGAGAAGCTCCCTGAGTTTCTATATGAAAG TGTTGGCAGTGATGGCATCAGTATTCCTCGACTTATCATCAACCAATTTAAGTGGCTGGACCGTGTGGTAAATTGCAAG gatCTTTCTTCAAAAATTATGCAGCTGGTTGTTGTGGCGCCTATTGATATCCAGCATGATATTATCACTAGTCTGCCTGAAATCTTGGAGGATTCCCAGCATAACGACATTGCCAAGGAACTGAA TTGTTTGCTGCAAAAGAACATCCAGCTTACTGTGCCAATTCTTGATGCCCTCTCGAGCCTAAATCTAAATGCAGGCCTTCTTATTGAA GTGCGCCGGTCTGTCATGTCCACCCTGTCTGCAGTTGAACTCGAAGATTTACCCGTTATAATCAAGTTTATTCTTCACTCGGTAACCCCTTCAGATGCAGTGGAG GTTATTTCTGAGCTCCGTCAGACTTTGGACCTGGAGACATGTGTCTCGCTTACCCAGATACAAGCCTCGCAGATCAAAACGAAGAACAGTACTCTGACTGG TTCCACAGTGAACCAAACAAATAGCAGCAAGGACTGTGTTTCTCTTCTCATGGATGTCATGAAATCAGCGGTCCGGTTCCAAAAACATACTTCTGAAGCATGGATCAAG GCCATAGAAAGTGTTAATACCGTAGCAGATCACAAG GTTACAGATTTGATTGTTTTGCTGATACTGTACACAACAAACAATAGCAAGAAGCAAGTGGAACGGGTCCTGAGAAATAAAATACGGTTGGGTTATATATCTGACCAGTTACTACAGAGCTCTTTCAGGAATCACTCTCAG gtCTTGAGAGAATACTTTCCTTCCATCCTGTCCCTGGCTCAGACACTCCTACGGTCAGCAGAACCAAATGTGGTCTCCTTTAGCagttttatgtataaaagaGCTTTCTCTGCCTTTGATTCTTATTGTCAACAG GAAGTAGTCGGGGCTCTTGTTACCCATGTGTGCAGCGGCTATGCTGGGGAAGTGGATGTGTCGCTGAACGTGCTCACCGAATTGGTATCTAATCACTCCACTGCATTGACTCAGTATGCTGTATTTATAAAG GGTATACTAGATTATTTAGATAATCTAAATGCTCAGCAAATCCGCAAACTCTTTCAAATTCTAAGCATGCTTGCCTTCAACAAAGGCCAAGAAGGTGGTCACATTCAG GATGACATGTACATTGTAATCAGGAAGCAGCTGTCTAGCACTCTACTGAAATACAAGCGTATTGGAATCATTGGTGCTGTGCAGATGGTGGGAAGTATGGCCGTGGATAG gaaaaCAAAGTCAGGAGCCAAAGACCCAGGAAATAAGCCTCTTGGCCCGGACTGCTACAAGCAG GTTGCAGCCCTGCTCCAGTTGGTGTGCACCTGCATTGAGAAGACACCAGAAGCTTCTGCACTTTACTATGATGAAATGGCCAGCCTGGTACAAAAGAGAAACCTGGAGCCACAAGTTATG GATCTTGTAAGAAAAACTGTCCTTGAGGATTTTCAAGATGATTTTGTGGTGGATCTTGATCAGGCATCTGAGgg CAATTATATGTTCCCTGTGAAAGCCATGTATAGCCTTGATGAGGATGAAAGCCAAGGTGGCATAGTCATCAACCTCCTACCCCTTCTGTCCAAGGAAATTGCCTCTAGCGGTACACTGCAAGAAACCAACAAAGTAGGACG ACATGTGTCTCCCCTCTGCTTGTCTCCGTTTTTCCGGCTTCTGCGACTATGCATAGAGGACGAGCAAGATGGCAACTTGGAAGAAATTGATGCTTTGTTAG GCTGCCCTCTGTATATGACAGATCTGGAAGTAACAGAAAAGTTAGAGTCTATCTCCAAATCGGAGCGCGAGTTCCTTTGTTCGCTTCTCTTCTTTGCACTTAACTGGTTCAGAGAG GTTGTAAATGCGTTCTGCAAGCAGCAGAATGCGGAAATGAAAGGAAAGGTCCTCACACGTCTGCAGAATATCACTAGGCTGCAGGAGGTTCTGGAAAAATGTCTGTCAG CTACTCCGGCGTATATCCCTCCACCGGCAAACTTTGACTCAGAATCACAAGAGGCAGTTCCTTCCCCTGCCCCAGCCACGGCggcaaaaaagacaaaaaagg gtaaaaaaaaaaaatctgctgaaAGTAAGAACTCGTCTGCAGACAGTTCTCAGATAGAAGAACATCAAGACGCAGAGCCATCTGAGGTAGACAAGAGTCAGCCTGAGAAG gAGAAGGAAGATAATAAGCTTACTGTCAGCCTAAACAGCTACCGTGCATTTTTTCGGGAGCTAGATTTGGATGTTTTCATTGTTCTACAGTGTGGTCTCGTTACTCGTTCTATTTTGGACAGTGAATTACACACTAAg GCTACCGAAGTGGTGCAGCTTGGGCCTGCTGAACTGGTCTTTCTCCTGGAGGATCTCACCCGGAAGATGGAGCATATTCTTACATCAAATGCAAAGAGACCCACTTTTTTAAAG GTGAAAGGATCCAAAAATATTGGCTTCTCGCTACTCCATCAAAAGACAGCAcaagaagtggcacaggcaatCGTGGACTTGCTGAATTCTCTCTGCAACCATGTGGAAAACATGCACAGCTACTTCCAG ttgcTTATGGCTGAAAACCCTGGCGTAGAAGATGCCCCAGCCGTTGATGCGAAGGAGCATCAGTACATGTCCTATTGTTACCAGCTGCTTTTGCAAGTTTTCCACACGCTTTTTGCTTG GGGTGGATTTTCTCAGCATGAAAACCGCAAACTGTTGAAGTCTGCACTTGGTGTGTTGGCCGGACGGTTGAAAGAGGTCGACGCAGAGCTTGCCTTGGAGGAACTTGCCAG CCAAAGCTTCAGTTATCTGCAGAACCTTCACACCAGTGTCCCTACTTGTTCCTCTGCTTTATGCCTCATTCAGCTCCTTATTGTCCTCACAGAAAAGACAAATGCTACTCAGTACCAGAACAACATAG CATCACTGGCAAAAAGATTTCTCTGTCAGTCTTGGGTCCAAACTAATGGAGAGCGTGAGAAAGGGATCCGATTCAATGAGACGCTGCAGAGCCTTCTGTG TATTTACCTTGAGCGTACCGACGATGTCTTGAAAGCCGTGGAGGAAATTGCTGGAGTTGGAATACCTGAGCTTGTGAATGCAGATAAGGATGGATCATCATCTACATATCCTACACTTACTAG GCAAACCTTTGTGGTGTTCTTCCGAGTTCTGATGGATAAACTTGAGAAGTGTGCGAGGAACATCCCGGCTGGAAAGAATTCTGACAGTAATCAG ATCCAAACTGAACAACTTCTGCGCTGGAGTTTGGCTGTCAGAGATTTCCATATTCTTGTTAACTTGGTTAAG GTGTTTGATAGCAGGCCAGTGTTAAGCGTCTGCCTTAAG tATGGTCGTTTGTTCTTAGAAACTTTCCTGAAGCTTGGGATGCCTCTCCTTGACAACTGTTTCAAAAAGCTTAGG gaaGATGTACAAAGCTTGCTAAAAACCTTACAGCTAAGCACTAGACAGCTTCATCACATGTGTGGGCACTCTAAG ATTCACCAAGATACTGGACTGACTCACCATGTACCGCTGCTAAAGAAGACCTTGGAGCTCTTTGTATATAGAGTGAAAGCAATGCTGGTTCTGAACAAGTGTCAGGAGGCTTTCTGGCTGGGGAATCTTAAAAACAGGGATCTCCAG GGGGAGGAGATCTTGTCACAGGTGCCCATGGACAGCGAGGCTGAGGAGGAACAGGAATCTCAGCTACCAGCAGAGGAAGAGGATGCCGAAGAG GATGAAGACAATGAAGGAAGCAACAAGGAAATGGAGTCGGGGGATGATACAGAGGAAGATTCCGTTTAA
- the FANCD2 gene encoding Fanconi anemia group D2 protein isoform X1, which produces MRTAVMVAKRRLSKSDDRDENLAPDTTKAKKSRISTKKPKAIPQDGLVENDSLFVQLLKSSGMTLRSGDRQNEIAVDQAVFQKKLQQSLRKHPRYPDVIQEFVSSLESHIEDRDLFRNCLLPCGTFQAEDASHLNSSFHDSLIKLLLGTELLQDSVINLLFEKLPEFLYESVGSDGISIPRLIINQFKWLDRVVNCKDLSSKIMQLVVVAPIDIQHDIITSLPEILEDSQHNDIAKELNCLLQKNIQLTVPILDALSSLNLNAGLLIEVRRSVMSTLSAVELEDLPVIIKFILHSVTPSDAVEVISELRQTLDLETCVSLTQIQASQIKTKNSTLTGSTVNQTNSSKDCVSLLMDVMKSAVRFQKHTSEAWIKAIESVNTVADHKVTDLIVLLILYTTNNSKKQVERVLRNKIRLGYISDQLLQSSFRNHSQVLREYFPSILSLAQTLLRSAEPNVVSFSSFMYKRAFSAFDSYCQQEVVGALVTHVCSGYAGEVDVSLNVLTELVSNHSTALTQYAVFIKGILDYLDNLNAQQIRKLFQILSMLAFNKGQEGGHIQDDMYIVIRKQLSSTLLKYKRIGIIGAVQMVGSMAVDRKTKSGAKDPGNKPLGPDCYKQVAALLQLVCTCIEKTPEASALYYDEMASLVQKRNLEPQVMDLVRKTVLEDFQDDFVVDLDQASEGNYMFPVKAMYSLDEDESQGGIVINLLPLLSKEIASSGTLQETNKVGRHVSPLCLSPFFRLLRLCIEDEQDGNLEEIDALLGCPLYMTDLEVTEKLESISKSEREFLCSLLFFALNWFREVVNAFCKQQNAEMKGKVLTRLQNITRLQEVLEKCLSATPAYIPPPANFDSESQEAVPSPAPATAAKKTKKGKKKKSAESKNSSADSSQIEEHQDAEPSEVDKSQPEKEKEDNKLTVSLNSYRAFFRELDLDVFIVLQCGLVTRSILDSELHTKATEVVQLGPAELVFLLEDLTRKMEHILTSNAKRPTFLKVKGSKNIGFSLLHQKTAQEVAQAIVDLLNSLCNHVENMHSYFQLLMAENPGVEDAPAVDAKEHQYMSYCYQLLLQVFHTLFAWGGFSQHENRKLLKSALGVLAGRLKEVDAELALEELASQSFSYLQNLHTSVPTCSSALCLIQLLIVLTEKTNATQYQNNIASLAKRFLCQSWVQTNGEREKGIRFNETLQSLLCIYLERTDDVLKAVEEIAGVGIPELVNADKDGSSSTYPTLTRQTFVVFFRVLMDKLEKCARNIPAGKNSDSNQIQTEQLLRWSLAVRDFHILVNLVKVFDSRPVLSVCLKYGRLFLETFLKLGMPLLDNCFKKLREDVQSLLKTLQLSTRQLHHMCGHSKIHQDTGLTHHVPLLKKTLELFVYRVKAMLVLNKCQEAFWLGNLKNRDLQGEEILSQVPMDSEAEEEQESQLPAEEEDAEEDEDNEGSNKEMESGDDTEEDSV; this is translated from the exons ATGAGA ACCGCTGTGATGGTTGCCAAACGAAGGCTTTCTAAATCAGATGACAGAGATGAGAATCTAGCTCCTGATACCACAA aggcAAAGAAGAGTCGCATAAGCACAAAGAAGCCAAAAGCCATTCCTCAAGATGGATTGGTGGAAAATGACAGTCTATTTGTACAATTACTCAAATCATCTGGAATGACACTTCGGTCTGGAGACCGTCAGAATGAAATAG CGGTTGATCAAGCTGTGTTCCAAAAGAAACTTCAGCAATCATTGAGGAAGCATCCGAGGTACCCAGAT GTTATTCAGGAGTTTGTAAGTAGTTTAGAATCACATATTGAAGACCGTGACTTGTTTAGGaattgccttcttccctgtggGACTTTTCAAGCAGAGGATGCAAG tcatTTGAACAGCTCATTCCATGATAGCCTCATTAAGCTTCTGCTTGGAACTGAACTTTTACAG GACTCTGTCATTAACTTGCTGTTTGAGAAGCTCCCTGAGTTTCTATATGAAAG TGTTGGCAGTGATGGCATCAGTATTCCTCGACTTATCATCAACCAATTTAAGTGGCTGGACCGTGTGGTAAATTGCAAG gatCTTTCTTCAAAAATTATGCAGCTGGTTGTTGTGGCGCCTATTGATATCCAGCATGATATTATCACTAGTCTGCCTGAAATCTTGGAGGATTCCCAGCATAACGACATTGCCAAGGAACTGAA TTGTTTGCTGCAAAAGAACATCCAGCTTACTGTGCCAATTCTTGATGCCCTCTCGAGCCTAAATCTAAATGCAGGCCTTCTTATTGAA GTGCGCCGGTCTGTCATGTCCACCCTGTCTGCAGTTGAACTCGAAGATTTACCCGTTATAATCAAGTTTATTCTTCACTCGGTAACCCCTTCAGATGCAGTGGAG GTTATTTCTGAGCTCCGTCAGACTTTGGACCTGGAGACATGTGTCTCGCTTACCCAGATACAAGCCTCGCAGATCAAAACGAAGAACAGTACTCTGACTGG TTCCACAGTGAACCAAACAAATAGCAGCAAGGACTGTGTTTCTCTTCTCATGGATGTCATGAAATCAGCGGTCCGGTTCCAAAAACATACTTCTGAAGCATGGATCAAG GCCATAGAAAGTGTTAATACCGTAGCAGATCACAAG GTTACAGATTTGATTGTTTTGCTGATACTGTACACAACAAACAATAGCAAGAAGCAAGTGGAACGGGTCCTGAGAAATAAAATACGGTTGGGTTATATATCTGACCAGTTACTACAGAGCTCTTTCAGGAATCACTCTCAG gtCTTGAGAGAATACTTTCCTTCCATCCTGTCCCTGGCTCAGACACTCCTACGGTCAGCAGAACCAAATGTGGTCTCCTTTAGCagttttatgtataaaagaGCTTTCTCTGCCTTTGATTCTTATTGTCAACAG GAAGTAGTCGGGGCTCTTGTTACCCATGTGTGCAGCGGCTATGCTGGGGAAGTGGATGTGTCGCTGAACGTGCTCACCGAATTGGTATCTAATCACTCCACTGCATTGACTCAGTATGCTGTATTTATAAAG GGTATACTAGATTATTTAGATAATCTAAATGCTCAGCAAATCCGCAAACTCTTTCAAATTCTAAGCATGCTTGCCTTCAACAAAGGCCAAGAAGGTGGTCACATTCAG GATGACATGTACATTGTAATCAGGAAGCAGCTGTCTAGCACTCTACTGAAATACAAGCGTATTGGAATCATTGGTGCTGTGCAGATGGTGGGAAGTATGGCCGTGGATAG gaaaaCAAAGTCAGGAGCCAAAGACCCAGGAAATAAGCCTCTTGGCCCGGACTGCTACAAGCAG GTTGCAGCCCTGCTCCAGTTGGTGTGCACCTGCATTGAGAAGACACCAGAAGCTTCTGCACTTTACTATGATGAAATGGCCAGCCTGGTACAAAAGAGAAACCTGGAGCCACAAGTTATG GATCTTGTAAGAAAAACTGTCCTTGAGGATTTTCAAGATGATTTTGTGGTGGATCTTGATCAGGCATCTGAGgg CAATTATATGTTCCCTGTGAAAGCCATGTATAGCCTTGATGAGGATGAAAGCCAAGGTGGCATAGTCATCAACCTCCTACCCCTTCTGTCCAAGGAAATTGCCTCTAGCGGTACACTGCAAGAAACCAACAAAGTAGGACG ACATGTGTCTCCCCTCTGCTTGTCTCCGTTTTTCCGGCTTCTGCGACTATGCATAGAGGACGAGCAAGATGGCAACTTGGAAGAAATTGATGCTTTGTTAG GCTGCCCTCTGTATATGACAGATCTGGAAGTAACAGAAAAGTTAGAGTCTATCTCCAAATCGGAGCGCGAGTTCCTTTGTTCGCTTCTCTTCTTTGCACTTAACTGGTTCAGAGAG GTTGTAAATGCGTTCTGCAAGCAGCAGAATGCGGAAATGAAAGGAAAGGTCCTCACACGTCTGCAGAATATCACTAGGCTGCAGGAGGTTCTGGAAAAATGTCTGTCAG CTACTCCGGCGTATATCCCTCCACCGGCAAACTTTGACTCAGAATCACAAGAGGCAGTTCCTTCCCCTGCCCCAGCCACGGCggcaaaaaagacaaaaaagg gtaaaaaaaaaaaatctgctgaaAGTAAGAACTCGTCTGCAGACAGTTCTCAGATAGAAGAACATCAAGACGCAGAGCCATCTGAGGTAGACAAGAGTCAGCCTGAGAAG gAGAAGGAAGATAATAAGCTTACTGTCAGCCTAAACAGCTACCGTGCATTTTTTCGGGAGCTAGATTTGGATGTTTTCATTGTTCTACAGTGTGGTCTCGTTACTCGTTCTATTTTGGACAGTGAATTACACACTAAg GCTACCGAAGTGGTGCAGCTTGGGCCTGCTGAACTGGTCTTTCTCCTGGAGGATCTCACCCGGAAGATGGAGCATATTCTTACATCAAATGCAAAGAGACCCACTTTTTTAAAG GTGAAAGGATCCAAAAATATTGGCTTCTCGCTACTCCATCAAAAGACAGCAcaagaagtggcacaggcaatCGTGGACTTGCTGAATTCTCTCTGCAACCATGTGGAAAACATGCACAGCTACTTCCAG ttgcTTATGGCTGAAAACCCTGGCGTAGAAGATGCCCCAGCCGTTGATGCGAAGGAGCATCAGTACATGTCCTATTGTTACCAGCTGCTTTTGCAAGTTTTCCACACGCTTTTTGCTTG GGGTGGATTTTCTCAGCATGAAAACCGCAAACTGTTGAAGTCTGCACTTGGTGTGTTGGCCGGACGGTTGAAAGAGGTCGACGCAGAGCTTGCCTTGGAGGAACTTGCCAG CCAAAGCTTCAGTTATCTGCAGAACCTTCACACCAGTGTCCCTACTTGTTCCTCTGCTTTATGCCTCATTCAGCTCCTTATTGTCCTCACAGAAAAGACAAATGCTACTCAGTACCAGAACAACATAG CATCACTGGCAAAAAGATTTCTCTGTCAGTCTTGGGTCCAAACTAATGGAGAGCGTGAGAAAGGGATCCGATTCAATGAGACGCTGCAGAGCCTTCTGTG TATTTACCTTGAGCGTACCGACGATGTCTTGAAAGCCGTGGAGGAAATTGCTGGAGTTGGAATACCTGAGCTTGTGAATGCAGATAAGGATGGATCATCATCTACATATCCTACACTTACTAG GCAAACCTTTGTGGTGTTCTTCCGAGTTCTGATGGATAAACTTGAGAAGTGTGCGAGGAACATCCCGGCTGGAAAGAATTCTGACAGTAATCAG ATCCAAACTGAACAACTTCTGCGCTGGAGTTTGGCTGTCAGAGATTTCCATATTCTTGTTAACTTGGTTAAG GTGTTTGATAGCAGGCCAGTGTTAAGCGTCTGCCTTAAG tATGGTCGTTTGTTCTTAGAAACTTTCCTGAAGCTTGGGATGCCTCTCCTTGACAACTGTTTCAAAAAGCTTAGG gaaGATGTACAAAGCTTGCTAAAAACCTTACAGCTAAGCACTAGACAGCTTCATCACATGTGTGGGCACTCTAAG ATTCACCAAGATACTGGACTGACTCACCATGTACCGCTGCTAAAGAAGACCTTGGAGCTCTTTGTATATAGAGTGAAAGCAATGCTGGTTCTGAACAAGTGTCAGGAGGCTTTCTGGCTGGGGAATCTTAAAAACAGGGATCTCCAG GGGGAGGAGATCTTGTCACAGGTGCCCATGGACAGCGAGGCTGAGGAGGAACAGGAATCTCAGCTACCAGCAGAGGAAGAGGATGCCGAAGAG GATGAAGACAATGAAGGAAGCAACAAGGAAATGGAGTCGGGGGATGATACAGAGGAAGATTCCGTTTAA